In Rhizorhabdus phycosphaerae, the genomic stretch GAGCTGGCCGACCTGCTGTCGATCGGAACGCTGCAGGCGACCCGGACCAATGACGAGATTTTGACCCAGGGCGACGAGGGCACGTCGCTGGTGATCGTCCTTGATGGCGTCGTGCGCATCTCGATGGTGACGCCCAATGGTCGTGAGATCATTCTCGACTATGCCGAGGCGGGCGCCGTGCTGGGCGAGATCGCCGTGCTCGACGACAAGCCGCGCACCGCGTCTGCAGTCGCGATGTGGCCGGGCCGCGTGATCCGCATCAGCCGCGCCAAATTCTTCGGCTTCATCGAACGGCATCCCAAGGTGGCGATCCGCCTGCTCAAGGAAATGGCGCGACGCCTGCGCGAGACCGACAGCACGATCGAGAGCGACCGCGCCTTCACGACTGCGCCTCGACTGGCCCGCTATCTGAAGCGGCTGACCGACCAGAAGATGCACGGCACCCGCCTGACCCGCGACCTGAGCCAGTCCGAACTGGGCAGCTTCGTCGGCATCAGCCGCGAGAATATCAACCGGCAGCTCGCCGCCTGGGCGAGCGAAGGGGTGATCGAGCTGACGCAGGGCAAGATCCGGATCGTCGATCCCGACTATCTGACCCAGATCGCCGAGGCGGCGGACTAGGCGCGCGAGGATCGAATCGCGCTGATCGGACAGACAGGTTGACGCGAGCGGCGCAGAGTCCGAGAGACCGCGCCATGCCAGACGTCACAGCCAAGATCTGCGGCCTGTCCACGCCCGAAACGGTCGATGCCGCCATCGGCCATGGTGCAGCGCATCTGGGCTTCGTCTTCTTCCCCAAAAGCCCGCGCAACCTTGCGTTCGAACAGGCCCGCGCCCTGACGGCGCGTGCGCCCGCCCAGATCGGAAAGGTCGGCGTGTTCGTCGATGCGGACGACGAGGTCATCGACGCGGCGATCCGGGTGGGTGGCATCGATACACTGCAACTGCACGGCAAGGAGCCGCCCGAGCGGCTCGTGGCGCTGCGCCAGCGGCATCCGGGCATCCCCTTGTGGAAGGCGATCGCCGTCAGGACGCGCGCCGACCTCGAGGCCGCTCGCCACTATCGCTCCGTCGCGGACCTGATCCTGTACGACGCCAAGACGCCCGAGGGCACGCTGCCTGGCGGCATGGGCCTGCGTTTCGACTGGACGCTGCTGAACGGCTTCGTCCATCCTCAGCGCTGGGCGCTGTCGGGCGGAATCGACGCCGGCAATGTCGAGCGCGCCGCCGGCCTGACAGGCGCTCGCCTGATCGACGTTTCGTCGGGCGTGGAAAGCGCTCCCGGCATCAAGTCTGTGGACAAGATCGCCACCTTCCTCCAACGGATCGCATCATTATGACCGCTTCGCTTACGAACACGCTGCGCAACGGACCGGACGAGCAGGGCCATTTCGGCCAGTTCGGGGGCCGCTATGTCAGCGAGACGCTGATGCCGCTGATCCTCGACCTGGAGCGCGAATATCGCGCGGCGCAGGCGGATCCCGCCTTCCAGGCAGAACTCGACGACCTGATGGCGAATTTCGTCGGTCGTCCCAGCCCGCTCTATTTCGCCGAGCGGCTGACCGAGCATCTGGGCGGCGCCAAGATCTATCTGAAGCGTGAGGAGCTCAACCACACCGGCGCGCACAAGATCAACAACTGCATCGGGCAGATCCTGCTTGCCCGGCGCATGGGCAAGACCCGGATCATCGCCGAGACCGGAGCCGGCCAGCATGGCGTCGCCACGGCAACCGTGGCGGCCCGCTTCGGCCTTCCCTGCACCATCTTCATGGGTGCGGTCGACGTCGCCCGGCAGCAGCCGAACGTGTTCCGCATGAAGCTGCTCGGTGCCGAGGTCCAGCCTGTCACCTCGGGCGCGCAGACGCTCAAGGATGCGATGAACGAGGCCCTGCGCGACTGGGTCGCGAATGTCCACGACACCTTCTACATCATCGGCACCGCCGCCGGTCCGCACCCTTATCCGGAGCTGGTCCGCGACTTCCAGTCGGTGATCGGCCGCGAAACGCGCGAGCAGATCATGAAGGTCGAAGGCCGCCTGCCCGACATGCTCGTCGCCTGCGTCGGCGGCGGATCGAACGCGATCGGCCTGTTCCACCCCTTCCTCGACGATCCCGATGTCGAGATGATCGGGGTCGAGGCCGCAGGCGAAGGCGTCACCACGGGCCGGCACGCATCGAGTCTCGCCGGCGGCACCCCGGGCGTGCTCCACGGCAACCGCACCTATCTGCTGCAGGACGACGACGGCCAGATCACCGAGGCGCATTCGATCTCGGCCGGCCTGGACTATCCGGGCATCGGCCCCGAGCATAGCTGGCTGCACGAGATCGGCCGCGCGCGCTACATTCCGGTCACCGACGCCGAGGCGCTCGAAAGCTTCCAGCGGCTTGCCAAGCTGGAAGGCATCATTCCTGCGCTCGAGACCGCCCACGCTTTGTCGGCGATCGAGAAGATCGCGCCGACCATGGGCAAGGACAAGATCATCGTGCTCAACCTGTCGGGCCGCGGCGACAAGGATATCTTCACCGTCGCCGAGGCGCTCGGAGTGAAGATGTGAGCACTGCCACGACGATTGTACCGGAGCCGTACGCATGAGCCGCCTGTCCGAAACCTTCGCCCGGACCCGTGCCGAAGGGCGCGCGGCGCTGGTCGCCTTCATCACCGGCGGTGACCCTACCCCCGCCGACAGCGCGGCGATGCTTGACGCGCTGGTCGAGGGCGGCGCCGACGTGATCGAGCTGGGCATGCCCTTTACCGATCCGATGGCCGACGGCCCATCGATCCAGCGCGCCAATCTGCGCGCGCTTGGCGCAGGCACGACGACCGGCGACCTGCTCGCCATCGCGGCCGCCTTCCGCGAACGGCACCCGCAGGTGCCGCTGGTGCTGATGGGCTATGCCAATCCGATGGTCCGCCGGGGCGCCGACTGGTTCGCCACCGAAGCCGCGAAGGCCGGTGTCGACGGCGTCATCTGCGTCGACATCCCGCCCGAACAGGATTCGGTGCTCGGCCCGGCGCTCCGCGCGGCGGGGCTCGACCTGATCCGGCTCGCGACCCCGACGACCGACGCGGCGCGTCTGCCCGCCGTGCTGGAGGGAGCATCGGGCTTCGTCTACTATGTCTCGGTCGCCGGCATCACCGGTATGCAACAGGCCGGCCAGGCGAGCATCGAGACGGCGGTCGAGCGGCTGCGTGCCTCGACCGATCTGCCGATCGCGGTCGGCTTCGGCGTCCGGGGCCCCGAGCAGGCCGAGGCGATCGGTCGCGTAGCCGACGGCGTCGTTGTCGGTTCTGTCATCGTGGACCTGATCGGCGAACATGGCGCAGGCGCCGCGCCGCACGTCCGCGATTTCACATCCACCCTCAGCGCCGCCGTCCGGCGCGCCGCGAAGGAGAAGGCCGCATGAGCTGGCTCGACCGCGTCCGCAAGAAGATCCCGTTCATCACCAAGCGGGATTCGCCCGACAATCTGTGGCACAAATGCCCGAGTTGCCAGCAGATGGTGTTTGCCAAGGAATATGAGGCCAATCTGTCGGTCTGCCCGAAATGCGGCCATCATGGCCGCATCGGCCCCGACGCGCGCTTCGACCAGCTGTTCGACAATGGCGTCTATACGCTGCTGCCCGCACCCCAGGTGCGCGAGGATCCGCTGAAATTCCGCGACTCCAAGCGCTATACCGACCGCATCAAGGAAGCCCGCACCAAGACCGGCGCGCAGGACGCCTATGCCAATGCGCGCGGCACGATCGAGGGCTTCAAGGCCGTCGTCGGCGTCCAGGACTTCGCCTTCATGGGCGGATCGATGGGCCTGGCAGTCGGTGCGGCCTTCGTGGCCGGCGCCGAGGCGGCCATCGCCGACAAATGCCCCTATATCGTATTCACCGCTGCCGGCGGCGCACGCATGCAGGAGGGCATCCTCTCGTTGATGCAGATGCCTAAGACGACGGTCGCCATCGCCAAGCTGCGCGAGGCCGGGCTGCCCTATATCGTCGTGATGACCGATCCGACGACGGGCGGCGTCACCGCCTCCTACGCCATGCTGGGCGACATCCAGATCGCCGAACCCGGAGCCCTGATCGGTTTCGCCGGCCAGCGCGTCATCGAGCAGACGATCCGCGAGAAGCTGCCCGAAGGGTTCCAGCGCGCGGAATATCTGCTGGAACACGGGATGCTCGACATGGTCGTTTCACGCCACGATCTGCGCGCCGAGCTTGCCCGGCTGATCGATTATCTCTGCCCCGGCAAAAAGGCGGCCTGAGGCGGACCCAGCATCCGGCCCATGCGGCCGACGGCGGCAGACACGATGCCCGATCATGCGATTTCCAGTGACCCGGCCGTCCAGGCACAGCTCGACCGGTTGTCGCTGCTGTCGCCCGGTGCCGACATACTCGGACTGGAGCGGATAGCGCGGCTGTGCGAGCGGCTCGGCCATCCCGAGCGCAAGCTGCCACCCGTTTTCCATGTGGCCGGGACCAACGGCAAAGGCTCCACCTGCGCCTATCTGCGCGCCGCGATCGAGGCGGCGGGGATGACCGCGCATGTCTTTACCAGCCCGCACCTGATCCGCTTCAACGAACGCATCCGCATCGGGGGCACGCTGATCGAGGATGCGGAACTCGCCGCGCTGCTCGCCGAAGTGCTCGACGTCGCCGAGGGCATCGCGCCGAGCTTCTTCGAAGTCACGACGGCGGCCGCGTTCCTCGCCTTCTCGCGCCATCCGGCCGATGCCTGCATCGTCGAGGTTGGGCTGGGCGGACGGCTCGACGCGACCAACATTATCGCCGAGCCGCTGATCTGCGGCATCGCCCAGCTCGGGCTCGACCATCAGAGCTTCCTCGGCGACACCATCGAGGCGATCGGCGCGGAGAAGGCGGGCATCGCCAAGCCGGGCGTGCCGATCATGACGCTCCATTATCCGGACAAGGTCGCCAACCGCGTCGGTCAGGCGATCGGTGCGGCGGGTGGCGAATGGCACGCCAAGGGCGGCTCCTGGGATGCCGTCGCCTATCAGGGCCGGCTCCACTATCGCGACAGTCAGGGCAAGCTGGATCTGCCGCTGCCCGGCCTCGCCGGTCACCACCAGGCCCAGAATGCCGCGCTGGCGGTGGCGATGTTGCGCCGGCAGCAGCGCCTGCCCGTCCCCGCGTCCGCACTGCGTGCAGCCATGGGCTGGGCGGACTGGCCCGCGCGGCTCCAGCATCTGCGCGGAGGTGCGCTGGTCGAAATGCTGCCCCCGGGCTCGGAATTGTGGGTCGACGGGGGCCACAACCCCTCCGCCGGGCGCGTGATCGGCGATTTCCTCCGGTCGCACCAGGTGCCGGGCCGTCCTCTCCATATCGTCATGGGATTGCTGGCGAACAAGGACGCCGGCGGCTTTCTCGCCGCCATGGGGCGACTGTCGGCAAGCTTTCACATGGTGCCGGTGCCGGGCCATGAGCATCACGCACCCGAAGATCTGGCAGAGACCGCACGGCTGGCCGGTTTCGTGGCGCATCCGGCGCCGTCGGTCGAGGGAGCTCTAGCGCGCATCGCGGCCGGTAGCGGCACTGTGCCGCCTGCAGTGCTTGTCGGCGGATCTCTCTACCTCGCCGGCAGGACGCTCGCTGCCAATGGCACCGTGATCGACTGAGGCCCTGCCTCCATTATTGCGATTGACTCGCAATAGCTACCATGCTTCTCTTTCGCTTCAACGGTGAGAGAGATGACCATGTCCAACGAAGCGACCTCGACCGCCCACCTCCTGCCCCATGGCGCACCCGATCGCTCGGGGACGCGGCTCCTCCTCTTGACGGTCCGCCGGATGGGCGTGGGCGGGCTCAACGACGCGCATGCCGCATCGATGCTGATCGGAAGCTTCGGCCTGTCCTTTCGTCGACCGCTCATCCTCGTCCGCGCGCTCATGGCCGAGCTGGCCCGGGCCTCTCAACGGACGATCATGATCGCGCCGTCCTGCTGCTGCCGAATGACCGATGCGGAGTCGATATTACTCGACGCGGTTGCGGCATCGCTCGACACCCCCGGTTCTGCGCACCGCGCCTTTTGCCGGTTGCTGGGCGTCGAGACCGCGATCGGCGTACTGTCGAGCGCGCAGGCGGTGGCCCAGGCCTTCGCCGATCTCGGACGCCCGCTCGACGGCTGATCCGATGGGCCGCGCCGTCGGCCCGCTCCCCCTTTCCCTAGCGCGCCCCCCTCGCTATAGCCCCGCTCGACTCTCGCATTTGCAGCATAGGGGCATAGCCAATGACGGCCGTCGGTCAGGACTCTCTCAAAACCCGCTCCACCCTCAACGTCGATGGCAAGCATTATGCCTACTACTCGCTCGCCAAGGCGTCCGAGCGGCTCGGCGACATTTCGCGCCTGCCTTTCTCGATGAAGGTGCTGCTCGAAAATCTCCTGCGCTTCGAGGACGGCGTGACCGTCACCACCGAGGATGTCCAGGCGATCGTCGACTGGCAGAAGAATCCGACCTCCGAGCGGGAAATCCAGTATCGCCCGGCCCGCGTGCTGATGCAGGACTTCACCGGCGTTCCCTGCGTGGTCGACCTCGCCGCCATGCGCGACGCGATCAGCAAGCTCGGCGGCGACGCCCAGAAGATCAACCCGCTCGTTCCCGTGCATCTCGTCATCGACCACTCGGTGATGGTCGACAGCTTCGGCACGCCGAAGGCGTTCGACGAGAACGTCGCGCTCGAATATGAGCGCAATGGCGAGCGCTACGAGTTCCTCCGCTGGGGCTCCAAGGCGCTCAACAATTTCAAGGTCGTGCCCCCGGGCACCGGCATCTGCCACCAGGTCAATCTCGAGAATATCGCCCAGACGGTGTGGGCCTCGCCCGACGGTTCGGGCGTCGACGTCGCCTATCCCGACACCTGCGTCGGCACCGACAGCCATACCACGATGGTCAACGGCCTAGGCGTGCTCGGCTGGGGCGTGGGCGGTATCGAAGCCGAGGCCGCGATGCTCGGCCAGCCGGTCTCGATGCTCATTCCGGAAGTCGTCGGCTTCAAGCTGACCGGCACGCTCAAGGAAGGCATCACCGCCACCGACCTCGTGCTGACCGTCACGCAGATGCTGCGCGCCAAGGGCGTCGTCGGCCGCTTCGTCGAATTCTATGGCCCGGGCCTCGACGCGCTGTCGCTCGCCGACCGCGCCACCATTGCCAACATGGCGCCCGAATATGGCGCGACCTGCGGCTTCTTCCCGATCGACGACGCGACGATCACCTATATGCGCCTCACCGGCCGCTCGGCCGAGACGGTCGCGCTGGTTGAGGCCTATGCCAAGGAGCAGGGCTTCTGGCGCGTCGCCGGTGCTCCGGATCCGGTGTTCACCGACACGCTCGAACTCGACATGTCGACCGTCGAGCCCTCGCTCGCCGGTCCGCGCCGCCCGCAGGACCGCGTGCTGCTCAGCCAGGTATCGGCCGGCTATAATGGCGAGCTCGCCAGCGGCTACAAGAAGGGCGACGAAGCGAACAAGCGCGTGGCCGTGGAAGGCACCGATTTCGACATCGGCCATGGCGACGTCGTCATCGCGGCGATCACCAGCTGCACCAACACCTCGAACCCGTCGGTCCTCGTCGCCGCCGGCCTGGTCGCCCGCAAGGCGAACGCGCTCGGCCTGAAGTCGAAGCCCTGGGTCAAGACCTCGCTCGCACCCGGATCGCAGGTGGTCACCGACTATCTCGAAAAGGCCGGCCTGCAGAAGGACCTCGACGCGATCGGCTTCAACCTGGTCGGCTATGGCTGCACCACCTGCATCGGCAATTCGGGCCCGCTGCCCGAACCAATCTCGAAGGCGATCAACGCCAACGACCTGGTCGCCTCGGCGGTCCTGTCGGG encodes the following:
- a CDS encoding Crp/Fnr family transcriptional regulator is translated as MTPAELLAHLPKGSVFAECAESELADLLSIGTLQATRTNDEILTQGDEGTSLVIVLDGVVRISMVTPNGREIILDYAEAGAVLGEIAVLDDKPRTASAVAMWPGRVIRISRAKFFGFIERHPKVAIRLLKEMARRLRETDSTIESDRAFTTAPRLARYLKRLTDQKMHGTRLTRDLSQSELGSFVGISRENINRQLAAWASEGVIELTQGKIRIVDPDYLTQIAEAAD
- a CDS encoding phosphoribosylanthranilate isomerase; protein product: MPDVTAKICGLSTPETVDAAIGHGAAHLGFVFFPKSPRNLAFEQARALTARAPAQIGKVGVFVDADDEVIDAAIRVGGIDTLQLHGKEPPERLVALRQRHPGIPLWKAIAVRTRADLEAARHYRSVADLILYDAKTPEGTLPGGMGLRFDWTLLNGFVHPQRWALSGGIDAGNVERAAGLTGARLIDVSSGVESAPGIKSVDKIATFLQRIASL
- the trpB gene encoding tryptophan synthase subunit beta, whose amino-acid sequence is MTASLTNTLRNGPDEQGHFGQFGGRYVSETLMPLILDLEREYRAAQADPAFQAELDDLMANFVGRPSPLYFAERLTEHLGGAKIYLKREELNHTGAHKINNCIGQILLARRMGKTRIIAETGAGQHGVATATVAARFGLPCTIFMGAVDVARQQPNVFRMKLLGAEVQPVTSGAQTLKDAMNEALRDWVANVHDTFYIIGTAAGPHPYPELVRDFQSVIGRETREQIMKVEGRLPDMLVACVGGGSNAIGLFHPFLDDPDVEMIGVEAAGEGVTTGRHASSLAGGTPGVLHGNRTYLLQDDDGQITEAHSISAGLDYPGIGPEHSWLHEIGRARYIPVTDAEALESFQRLAKLEGIIPALETAHALSAIEKIAPTMGKDKIIVLNLSGRGDKDIFTVAEALGVKM
- the trpA gene encoding tryptophan synthase subunit alpha, which encodes MSRLSETFARTRAEGRAALVAFITGGDPTPADSAAMLDALVEGGADVIELGMPFTDPMADGPSIQRANLRALGAGTTTGDLLAIAAAFRERHPQVPLVLMGYANPMVRRGADWFATEAAKAGVDGVICVDIPPEQDSVLGPALRAAGLDLIRLATPTTDAARLPAVLEGASGFVYYVSVAGITGMQQAGQASIETAVERLRASTDLPIAVGFGVRGPEQAEAIGRVADGVVVGSVIVDLIGEHGAGAAPHVRDFTSTLSAAVRRAAKEKAA
- the accD gene encoding acetyl-CoA carboxylase, carboxyltransferase subunit beta, with the translated sequence MSWLDRVRKKIPFITKRDSPDNLWHKCPSCQQMVFAKEYEANLSVCPKCGHHGRIGPDARFDQLFDNGVYTLLPAPQVREDPLKFRDSKRYTDRIKEARTKTGAQDAYANARGTIEGFKAVVGVQDFAFMGGSMGLAVGAAFVAGAEAAIADKCPYIVFTAAGGARMQEGILSLMQMPKTTVAIAKLREAGLPYIVVMTDPTTGGVTASYAMLGDIQIAEPGALIGFAGQRVIEQTIREKLPEGFQRAEYLLEHGMLDMVVSRHDLRAELARLIDYLCPGKKAA
- a CDS encoding bifunctional folylpolyglutamate synthase/dihydrofolate synthase, producing the protein MPDHAISSDPAVQAQLDRLSLLSPGADILGLERIARLCERLGHPERKLPPVFHVAGTNGKGSTCAYLRAAIEAAGMTAHVFTSPHLIRFNERIRIGGTLIEDAELAALLAEVLDVAEGIAPSFFEVTTAAAFLAFSRHPADACIVEVGLGGRLDATNIIAEPLICGIAQLGLDHQSFLGDTIEAIGAEKAGIAKPGVPIMTLHYPDKVANRVGQAIGAAGGEWHAKGGSWDAVAYQGRLHYRDSQGKLDLPLPGLAGHHQAQNAALAVAMLRRQQRLPVPASALRAAMGWADWPARLQHLRGGALVEMLPPGSELWVDGGHNPSAGRVIGDFLRSHQVPGRPLHIVMGLLANKDAGGFLAAMGRLSASFHMVPVPGHEHHAPEDLAETARLAGFVAHPAPSVEGALARIAAGSGTVPPAVLVGGSLYLAGRTLAANGTVID
- a CDS encoding DUF6628 family protein, whose translation is MSNEATSTAHLLPHGAPDRSGTRLLLLTVRRMGVGGLNDAHAASMLIGSFGLSFRRPLILVRALMAELARASQRTIMIAPSCCCRMTDAESILLDAVAASLDTPGSAHRAFCRLLGVETAIGVLSSAQAVAQAFADLGRPLDG
- the acnA gene encoding aconitate hydratase AcnA → MTAVGQDSLKTRSTLNVDGKHYAYYSLAKASERLGDISRLPFSMKVLLENLLRFEDGVTVTTEDVQAIVDWQKNPTSEREIQYRPARVLMQDFTGVPCVVDLAAMRDAISKLGGDAQKINPLVPVHLVIDHSVMVDSFGTPKAFDENVALEYERNGERYEFLRWGSKALNNFKVVPPGTGICHQVNLENIAQTVWASPDGSGVDVAYPDTCVGTDSHTTMVNGLGVLGWGVGGIEAEAAMLGQPVSMLIPEVVGFKLTGTLKEGITATDLVLTVTQMLRAKGVVGRFVEFYGPGLDALSLADRATIANMAPEYGATCGFFPIDDATITYMRLTGRSAETVALVEAYAKEQGFWRVAGAPDPVFTDTLELDMSTVEPSLAGPRRPQDRVLLSQVSAGYNGELASGYKKGDEANKRVAVEGTDFDIGHGDVVIAAITSCTNTSNPSVLVAAGLVARKANALGLKSKPWVKTSLAPGSQVVTDYLEKAGLQKDLDAIGFNLVGYGCTTCIGNSGPLPEPISKAINANDLVASAVLSGNRNFEGRVSPDVRANYLASPPLVVAYALFGTTAKDITSEPIGTSKDGNPVYLKDIWPSTAEVANTVASAIDSDMFGKRYANVYLGDKNWQAIDVEGSDTYTWRAGSTYVANPPYFDGMSMTPAPVGDIVDARPLAIFADSITTDHISPAGSIKLDSPAGRYLTEHQVSKADFNSYGARRGNHDVMMRGTFANIRIKNQMIPGIEGGLTKHIPSGEVLAIYDAAMKYKDEGTALVVIAGKEYGTGSSRDWAAKGTNLLGVRAVIAESFERIHRSNLVGMGVLPLQFAEGIDRTTLKLDGTETFSIENVAGLRPRQTVSVKMTRADGSTETFETRCRIDTVNELEYFLNGGILQYVLRKLAA